A window of Lepidochelys kempii isolate rLepKem1 chromosome 1, rLepKem1.hap2, whole genome shotgun sequence contains these coding sequences:
- the LOC140911507 gene encoding olfactory receptor 52K2-like: MQETPFCLRVGHLLPYAMSDSNTTDFTNPSTFILLGIPGLEMDHVWISIPFCTMYIIAMLGNFTTLVIVKTEPSLHGPMYYFLCMLAVSDLVVSTSTLPKMLSIFWFNSREIDFSACLTQMYFIHSFLVMDSGILVAMALDRYVAICHPLRHSTILTNFVVGKIGLAVVLRGGMLILPYPFLTRQWPYCRTTIIPNTYCEHMAVVKLACADTHISNYYSLSVAFLVTGLDVFFIAVSYIQILRAIFSLPTKDARLKTFGTCGSHLFVILTSYIPALFSSLMHRFGNNVAVHFHVLMSNAYLLMPPMMHPIIYGVRTKQIRDRLLRLLTPKGT, from the coding sequence ATGCAGGAGACACCGTTCTGCCTCAGAGTTGGACACCTTCTCCCCTACGCCATGTCTGATTCCAACACAACcgacttcaccaacccctccaccttcatcctgctgggcattcctggcctggagaTGGACCacgtctggatctccatccccttctgcaccatgTACATCATAGCCATGTTGGGGAACTTCACCACCCTGGTCATTGTGAAGACGGAGCCGAGCCTCCAtgggcccatgtactatttcctctgcatgctggctgTCAGCGACCTGGTCGTGTCCACATCCACCCtgcccaaaatgctgagcatcttctggttcaattccagggagatcgatttcagtgcctgcctcacccagatgtacttCATTCATAGCTTCTTAGTGATGGACTCTGGGATCCTAGTGGCCATGGCTTTGGACCGCTATGTGGCCATCTGccatcccctgagacattccaccatCCTGACAAACTTTGTGGTGGGCAAGATTGGCCTGGCCGTGGTGCTGCGTGGTGGCATGCTCATACTGCCCTATCCCTTTCTGACAAGACAGTGGCCATACTGCAGAACCACCATCATCCCCAACACGTACTGCGAGCACATGGCTGTGGTGAAGCTGGCCTGTGCCGACACCCACATCAGTAATTACTACAGCCTCTCTGTGGCATTCTTGGTGACAGGTCTGGATGTGTTTTTTATTGCTGTGTCGTATATCCAGATTCTCAGGGCCATCTTCAGTCTCCCCACAAAGGACGCCCGGCTCAAGACTTTTGGGACCTGCGGCTCCCACCTATTTGTCATTTTAACCTCTTACATCCcagctctcttctcctccctcatgCACCGGTTTGGTAACAATGTGGCGGTACATTTCCATGTTCTCATGTCCAATGCGTACCTTCTAATGCCCCCCATGATGCACCCCATCATCTACGGGGTGAGGACCAAACAGATCCGGGACAGGTTGCTCCGGCTACTTACTCCTAAAGGAACCTAA